The following nucleotide sequence is from Gracilimonas sp..
CTTATCCTGGCTAATCCTCAGGTATTGGGCTGCGTTATCGGATTGCCCCAAATCAACATAGGCAATAAGTTTTTCAGGGTTTTCATCAGTGCGAATAAGAGGATCACCATCTTCACGTTCCAGTTGTGACAGTAAATCTTCTTCCAGGTATGGAGCAACATCTTCGAACGCATAGTCAGGGAAGGTTAGAAAACGAATTCCGCTTTTATCATAAACCGCCATCTCATAGCGTGACAGCTGAGCCTGCCGCTGGATTTTATCGTCAAAAAGTGCATTGTCTTTGAAACTCCCTGCTGCCAACGCCAGCGAAAGTGCGTCTTTTTCAAACTGCTCTACACCCTCATCTAACAAAAAACTTCGAATCGTTAATATGGAATATGCACTAATGGTGATGATCCCGATAATAAGCAGGATGATATACGTCCACGCCAGTTTGGATCTGATTTTCATGCGTGAAGAAACTCTTTATTGAAACCATAGCCCACGCCCCGGTAGGTTTTAATCAACTTACCTTCGTCACCCATTTTTAACCGGAGGTTTTTAACATGTACATCTACAGTCCGATCAAACACATATTTTTCCTCGTCCGATATCTTCTCTAAAATCTGCTGCCGGCTATATACCAGCTTTGGGTTTTGGAATATCATTTCCGCAATGGTGTATTCGGTATGTGTTAAATCCATGAGCTCTTCGTTGATGTACATTTCCTTAGAATCCAGATCTAAATACACATGTCCATACTGTATCCAATTACTCTTTTCCGGAGATCGCCGGCGCAGCTGCGTCTCAACATGTGCTTTAACCAGGTTCAGACTTGCCGGCTTTTTGATGTAGTCATCAGCACCGAGTTCCAATCCCTCTATTTCATCTTTTTCTTCATCGCGGGCAGTCAGGAAAAGAACCGGTATTTCATATACCACCGGGTGCTTACGTATATGCCTGCAAATCTCTTTGCCATCGTGATACGGAACCATAATGTCGAGAATCGCCAGATGCAGGTCGTTGGCGTTATCGTCAATTAGCTCAATGGCCTTCTTGCCATCTTTGGCCCAGAGAACCTCATAGTTATTAAGTTCGAGAAAGTTCGCCAGCATTTCGCCCGATTCTTCCTCGTCTTCCACCAACAGGATTGTATGTTTGTTGCTCATGATTAATTAAGGTCTGAAAATGTTAACTTCCTCCAAAAATCAGAATTTACACATGAATTACCAAGGAAAAACCGTTTGGATTACCGGAGCTTCTTCAGGAATAGGAGAAGCCTTTGCCCGGGCATTCTATAAAGAAGGGGCTAACCTGATTTTATCTTCCCGGAGGCATGAGGTTCTTGAAGATGTAAAAAACAGTCTTGGAGAAGATACCTCTAATGTAAAAATTATACTTCTGGACTTGATGGATGGCGATTCTTTCCCCAAAAAGGCCAACGAAGCCATAGCTGCATTTGGTCAGATTGATGTTCTGATTAATAACGGAGGGGTGAGCCAGCGGTCAACCGTGATGGAATCTGAAATGAGCACGTTTCGGCGACTGATGGAAATCAATTATTTTGGATCTGTTGGATTGACTAAAGAAGTGTTGCCACATATGGTGGAGCGAAATTCGGGTCACATTGTTGTAACAAGCAGTGTGGCTGGTAAAATTGGCACCAAATTCCGTTCAGGTTATGCGGGAAGTAAACACGCTGTTCAGGGATTTTTTAATTCCCTTCGCCAGGAAATGTATGAACATAATGTAGCAGTCACGTTACTCTGCCCCGGATTTATTAAAACCAACATCTCCAAAAATGCCTTAACCGGAGACGGAACCAAATTTGATAAAATGGGAGATGCCCACTCCAAAGCCATGACGGCTGATGAAATGGTATCCAAGGTGATGCCAAAGATTAAGGCTCAGAAAGAAGAAATTTACGTGACGGGAATTAAAGAAAAGTTAGCCCTTTGGGTACAGCGGTTTTCTCCAACGCTGTTGAATAAGATTTTGAAAAATCAGAAGGTCACGTAGTCTCGTTCGTTATTGATGAATCGTTATGAGAAATCGATTCACGAATAATGATTAACGAACTCACCCCAAACGCTTCCGCTTTATGAGATAGGCTAGCAAAGACTGGTCAAACTGGCCTTGTGTATCCATTTCAGCGAAATCGATTTCAAACTCACTACAGGCCATCCTGAATTTCTTGGTGTATTCTTCCACTTTCTTCTGGTAATCTTCGCGAACCTGAGCGGGCAGTACTTCCACTTCACCGTCTAATTCCATGTCTTCAAATACAAACCTTCGATCTGGAAAATCCAGATCCCGTTCGCTTTTCTTTTCCAGCACATTGAATAGTAACACCTCGTGCTTTCGGTGGCGAAGGTGCTTCAGGGCCGAAATAATTTCTTCGTGTTCATCAATGTTCTCAAATAGATCAGTGATTATCACCACCAGGCTCCGGTGACTTAATCGTTCTGCCACTTCATGAATGGCCTGGGCTGAGGCGGTCTTACGCTTTTCCTGATCCTTCTTTTCTTCCCGAATCAGCTCCCTTTCCAGCTCGGTATAAATTTGGCGAAGATGTGCATAAGTTGACTTTGCAGGGATGAAAGCATCTATTTTGGAATTAAACGGAATAAGTCCGCAAGCATCCCGCTGCCGGTGCATCATATACATAAGCGATGCGGCAAAGTGAATACCATAACGTAACTTTGTCCACTCCCCGAAATGCTTAAACAGCATAGACGAACTCGTGTCGAGCATCACATAAGCCCGAAGGTTGGTTTCCTCTTCATACTGCTTCACATAGAACCGCTCTTTCTTTGCATACACTTTCCAATCGATATGTTTAAAATCATCCCCCGGGTTATAAGGACGATGTTCAGCAAATTCCACGCTGAATCCATGAAAGGGACTTTTATGAAGGCCTGAAATGAATCCTTCTACAATCTTCTTTGCACGAAGTTCAAGCGAGGATAATTTTGACAATATGCTTGGTTCTAAAATCATAGTTTATGGTACTATTATTAATCTTTTATTGAAAGCCAGATTCCTCGTTAACGATTTATTTTCTTCACAAATAATTCGTATTGAACCGGTAGCTTTTGTGCATCACTCACTCATTACATGCTTTCATTCATGAACGCTACATATAAACAACTCACATCGATAATTATTGGCCTCATCGGTTTTCTGGTTCCCTTTTTGATAGAAATTCCAGGGCTTTCGGATGCCGGACACGTTGCCCTGAGCATTTTCTGCATCGCGGCTATCTTCTGGATGCTTGAGCCGGTTCCCATTTACGCAACTTCCATGTTAGTGATCTTGCTGCAGGTTTTCTTCCTGAGTAAGCAAGGCATCTTATTTCCGGAAGCTTCGGCAGATTATATCCCAACCTCCTACACCGAATTTATCGGAACCCTTGCCAATCCCATTATCATTCTATTTTTGGGAGGATTTGTCCTGGCAGATGCGGCCGTAAAGTTTGATCTCGATAAAAACTTAACCCGGGTATTACTCAAGCCGTTTGGCTCTAACCCGAAATTCATCATTCTCGGATTAATGGTGGTTACCGCTTTGCTTTCCGCCTTTATGAGTAACACCGCCACAACCGCCATGATGATGACCGTTATTCTCCCCATAATTGCCCGCACACAACCCGGCGATCCTCTCAGAATTGGTCTGGCGTTGAGCATTCCTTTTGCTGCTAATATCGGCGGAATAGCAACACCCATTGGAACACCACCTAATGCCGTGGTTATTGGGGCCCTCTCTACACAGGGTATTAACATTGCTTTTACGGATTGGATGTTGCTTGCCGCTCCGCTTGTAGCCGTTGTGTTAATTGCCAGTTGGTTTATTCTGCTTTGGATGTTCAAGCCAGCTTCAACTAAAATTGAGCTTGATATTAGCGGTTCATTTCAAAAAAATAAAGAAGCCCTCTTTGTATATCTGATTTTTGGGATTACTGTTTTACTTTGGGTTACTGAATCCCTTCACGGTGTGGGCAGCAGCATAGTAGCCCTGCTCCCTGTTGCGGCTTTATCATTAACTGGCATTTTAGATCAGGATCGTATTCGCAAACTCCCCTGGGAAGTGTTATGGCTGGTTGCCGGTGGTATTTCTTT
It contains:
- a CDS encoding response regulator transcription factor, with the protein product MSNKHTILLVEDEEESGEMLANFLELNNYEVLWAKDGKKAIELIDDNANDLHLAILDIMVPYHDGKEICRHIRKHPVVYEIPVLFLTARDEEKDEIEGLELGADDYIKKPASLNLVKAHVETQLRRRSPEKSNWIQYGHVYLDLDSKEMYINEELMDLTHTEYTIAEMIFQNPKLVYSRQQILEKISDEEKYVFDRTVDVHVKNLRLKMGDEGKLIKTYRGVGYGFNKEFLHA
- a CDS encoding SDR family oxidoreductase, with amino-acid sequence MNYQGKTVWITGASSGIGEAFARAFYKEGANLILSSRRHEVLEDVKNSLGEDTSNVKIILLDLMDGDSFPKKANEAIAAFGQIDVLINNGGVSQRSTVMESEMSTFRRLMEINYFGSVGLTKEVLPHMVERNSGHIVVTSSVAGKIGTKFRSGYAGSKHAVQGFFNSLRQEMYEHNVAVTLLCPGFIKTNISKNALTGDGTKFDKMGDAHSKAMTADEMVSKVMPKIKAQKEEIYVTGIKEKLALWVQRFSPTLLNKILKNQKVT
- a CDS encoding DUF58 domain-containing protein, which translates into the protein MSKLSSLELRAKKIVEGFISGLHKSPFHGFSVEFAEHRPYNPGDDFKHIDWKVYAKKERFYVKQYEEETNLRAYVMLDTSSSMLFKHFGEWTKLRYGIHFAASLMYMMHRQRDACGLIPFNSKIDAFIPAKSTYAHLRQIYTELERELIREEKKDQEKRKTASAQAIHEVAERLSHRSLVVIITDLFENIDEHEEIISALKHLRHRKHEVLLFNVLEKKSERDLDFPDRRFVFEDMELDGEVEVLPAQVREDYQKKVEEYTKKFRMACSEFEIDFAEMDTQGQFDQSLLAYLIKRKRLG
- a CDS encoding DASS family sodium-coupled anion symporter, which translates into the protein MLSFMNATYKQLTSIIIGLIGFLVPFLIEIPGLSDAGHVALSIFCIAAIFWMLEPVPIYATSMLVILLQVFFLSKQGILFPEASADYIPTSYTEFIGTLANPIIILFLGGFVLADAAVKFDLDKNLTRVLLKPFGSNPKFIILGLMVVTALLSAFMSNTATTAMMMTVILPIIARTQPGDPLRIGLALSIPFAANIGGIATPIGTPPNAVVIGALSTQGINIAFTDWMLLAAPLVAVVLIASWFILLWMFKPASTKIELDISGSFQKNKEALFVYLIFGITVLLWVTESLHGVGSSIVALLPVAALSLTGILDQDRIRKLPWEVLWLVAGGISLGISMESTGLAEWIITSINWSIFSSIFLVIAFSLVAIIMSNFLSNTVSATLLIPLAVSLATSGAAGEGFSLVLISLVIGVSASLAMMLPISTPPNAIAMSTGTMKTKHMTRAGFAVGILGLIMVTLYALFYWPLILN